The sequence GATGCGGCCCGATTCGTCGTCCTATTCATTTGATTAATGTTGGTGGAGGACTTTATATGCGTACCTGGCTCCCGTTTGGCCGAGCCCTGTCTGGGCGCATGCGTCGCCCGGTGATGGTGGTCACGGTCGTATTCGCTCTGCTCACGCTGTTCTCAACCGCTAGTTTGGCTCAGCAAGCCGCGCCCGCCTCACAGCAAATGAGCGGTGAAGCCAGCCTCAAGCTGCCCGACCTTTCCAAAGTTCCCTTTCTCAACGGAATTGATGGCCACAGCCTGCTGCTGATCGGCATCCTGTTTTGCATTTTTGGGCTGCTGTTCGCCCTCGTCCAATACATGCAGCTCAAGAACCTGCCGGTGCACCGCGCCATGCGCGAAATGTCGGAACTAATTTACGAAACCTGCAAGACTTATCTGGTCACGCAGGGCAAGTTCCTGGCGATTTTGTGGGCGTTCATCGCGGTGGTCATCGTGCTCTACTTCGGAGTCCTGCTGAAGGACGAGTACTCCATCGGCACGGTGATAATCATCCTCGGCTTCAGCGTGGTGGGAATTCTGGGCAGCTACGGTGTGGCCTGGTTCGGCATCCGGGTAAACTGCTTCGCCAATTCGCGCGTCGCCTTCGCCAGCCTGAAGGGCAAGCCGTACCCGTGCTACGCCATCCCGACCAAGTCGGGCATGAGCATCGGCATGGCGCTGATCAGCGTGGAGTTGCTGATCATGCTGATCATCCTTCTGTTCATACCCGGCGACTACGCCGGGCCGTGCTTCATCGGGTTCGCCATCGGCGAGTCGCTGGGCGCGGCGGCGCTGCGTATTGCTGGCGGCATCTTCACTAAGATCGCCGACATCGGCAGCGACCTGATGAAGATCGTCTTCAAGATCAAGGAAGACGATGCCCGCAACCCCGGCGTGATCGCCGACTGCACCGGCGACAACGCCGGCGACTCGGTGGGCCCCTCCGCCGACGGTTTCGAAACCTACGGCGTGACCGGCGTTGCGCTCATCACCTTCATCCTCCTCGCGGTGAAGAGCCCGACCATCCAGGTGCAACTGCTGGTCTGGATCTTTGTCATGCGCGTGATGATGCTGGTGTCGAGCGCCGGTTCCTACTTCATCAACGGCGCCTGGGCCAAGGCGAAGTACGCGGGCGCCGACGAGATGAACTACGAGACGCCTCTGACCACGCTGGTGTGGCTGACCTCCATCATCTCCATCGCACTCACCTACCTTATTTCTTACCTGATGATTCCCAACCTGGGAGGCGACACCTCGCTGTGGTGGAAGCTGGCGAGCATCATTTCCTGCGGCACACTCGCCGGGGCGGTGATTCCCGAGCTGGTGAAAGTCTTCACCTCGACCGAGTCTCGCCACGTGAAAGAAGTGGTGACCTCGGCGCGCGAAGGCGGTGCGTCGCTGGACATCCTCTCCGGCTTTGTGGCCGGCAATTTCTCCTGCTACTACCTGGGCGGCTCGATGATCATTCTCATGTCCATCGCCTACTACGTCAGCTTGCAGGGACTTGGCGCCATGCTCCCCGCCACCAACACGCCGTTGATGCTGGCGCCGGCCGTGTTTGCCTTCGGCCTGGTCGCGTTCGGCTTCCTCGGCATGGGCCCGGTGACGATTGCCGTAGATTCTTACGGGCCGGTCACCGACAACGCGCAGTCCATCTACGAGCTCTCCCTGATCGAGACCTTGCCCGGCATCGAGGGCGAACTGAAGCGCGACTACAACATCGCCGCCAACTTCGAGCGCGCCAAATACCTGCTGGAAGCCAACGACGGCGCCGGCAATACTTTCAAGGCGACGGCTAAGCCGGTGCTGATTGGCACCGCGGTAGTGGGGGCGACCACCATGATTTTCTCCATCATCATGGCGCTGACCCAGGGCCTGACCATCAACGTTGACAAGCTCTCGCTGCTGCACGCGCCGTTCTTCCTGGGGATGGTCACCGGCGGCGCCATGATCTACTGGTTCACCGGCGCCTCCACCCAGGCGGTGAGCACGGGCGCGTATCGCGCGGTGGAGTTCATCAAGGCGAACATTCGGCTGGAAGGGGTGGAGAAGGCGTCAGTCGAGGACAGCAAGAAGGTGGTGGAAATCTGCACCCAGTACGCGCAGAAGGGGATGTGGAACATCTTCCTCGCCGTCTTCTTTGGGACCCTGACCTTCGCCTTCATCGAGCCGTTCTACTTCATTGGCTACCTGATCGCGATCGCCATCTTCGGCCTCTACCAGGCGATGTTCATGGCCAACGCAGGCGGCGCCTGGGACAACGCCAAGAAGATCGTCGAGGTCGAACTGCAGCAAAAAGGCACTGACCTGCACGCCGCCACCGTGGTCGGCGACACCGTGGGCGACCCGTTCAAGGACACCTCGTCGGTGGCCATGAACCCGGTCATCAAGTTCACCACGCTGTTTGGCCTGCTGGCAGTGTCGCTGGCAGTGAAGCTGACCAACGAAGTCGGCTCGGGCTGGAGCCACATCATTGCGCTCTGCTTTTTCGCCGTGTCGTTCACCTTCGTTTACCGCTCGTTCTACAGCATGCGGATTGGCACGCTGGAGAGCGCGCAAACAGCCGGGGTGGAGCGGGAGAAGGAGACGGTCGCGAGATAGTGGCCAGTGGTTAGTGTTCAGTGGTCAAGAGCCATCCGGACGCGGGTGGCTTTTTAATTTCGTAAATGGGTAATCGGGTAATTTGGTAATTTGTTTTAT comes from Terriglobia bacterium and encodes:
- a CDS encoding sodium-translocating pyrophosphatase, with the translated sequence MVVTVVFALLTLFSTASLAQQAAPASQQMSGEASLKLPDLSKVPFLNGIDGHSLLLIGILFCIFGLLFALVQYMQLKNLPVHRAMREMSELIYETCKTYLVTQGKFLAILWAFIAVVIVLYFGVLLKDEYSIGTVIIILGFSVVGILGSYGVAWFGIRVNCFANSRVAFASLKGKPYPCYAIPTKSGMSIGMALISVELLIMLIILLFIPGDYAGPCFIGFAIGESLGAAALRIAGGIFTKIADIGSDLMKIVFKIKEDDARNPGVIADCTGDNAGDSVGPSADGFETYGVTGVALITFILLAVKSPTIQVQLLVWIFVMRVMMLVSSAGSYFINGAWAKAKYAGADEMNYETPLTTLVWLTSIISIALTYLISYLMIPNLGGDTSLWWKLASIISCGTLAGAVIPELVKVFTSTESRHVKEVVTSAREGGASLDILSGFVAGNFSCYYLGGSMIILMSIAYYVSLQGLGAMLPATNTPLMLAPAVFAFGLVAFGFLGMGPVTIAVDSYGPVTDNAQSIYELSLIETLPGIEGELKRDYNIAANFERAKYLLEANDGAGNTFKATAKPVLIGTAVVGATTMIFSIIMALTQGLTINVDKLSLLHAPFFLGMVTGGAMIYWFTGASTQAVSTGAYRAVEFIKANIRLEGVEKASVEDSKKVVEICTQYAQKGMWNIFLAVFFGTLTFAFIEPFYFIGYLIAIAIFGLYQAMFMANAGGAWDNAKKIVEVELQQKGTDLHAATVVGDTVGDPFKDTSSVAMNPVIKFTTLFGLLAVSLAVKLTNEVGSGWSHIIALCFFAVSFTFVYRSFYSMRIGTLESAQTAGVEREKETVAR